The following coding sequences are from one Anopheles bellator chromosome X, idAnoBellAS_SP24_06.2, whole genome shotgun sequence window:
- the LOC131213471 gene encoding M-phase inducer phosphatase-like, whose product MYRNLPQPLADPDHQPGSTESGSGPASSTITSNDSSSSLGSGVLLPSGLSTTTSGTIRMNPSCTRNVGTKRPKVRRCLDFSPDAMNVAQDRSKSVTNPAKRFAQGPPDTGRARPTGPNQTPCSSRTAETAHKHGKIMKHSTTTSDKQIRSAVSRSSADPNLIGDYSVPYILPWMNGKHEDLRYISGETVALLLKGEFRQQVASYEIIDCRYPYEFEGGHIRGARNLYTRLQLREGLVLIKRHAEQRPTTITTATRRNILVFHCEYSMVRGPSLLHFLRNYDRNLNKDRYPALHYPEVYLLQGGYQQFFKSYPTLCDPMAYRPMREKAYNDEFLYYKEKFRRENITTQVTR is encoded by the coding sequence ATGTACCGGAATCTTCCGCAACCGCTTGCTGACCCTGATCACCAGCCCGGCTCAACGGAGTCGGGAAGCGGACCCGCCTCCTCCACGATCACGTCCAACGACAGTTCGTCCTCGCTAGGCAGCGGTGTGCTGCTTCCCAGCGGGCTAAGCACCACGACCAGCGGTACGATCAGGATGAACCCGTCGTGTACCAGGAACGTCGGAACCAAGCGTCCGAAGGTGCGGCGCTGCCTGGATTTCTCCCCCGACGCAATGAACGTCGCACAGGATCGGTCGAAATCGGTGACAAATCCAGCAAAACGATTCGCGCAAGgcccaccggacaccggacgcGCAAGGCCCACCGGGCCCAATCAGACACCGTGCTCGTCGCGAACCGCAGAAACCGCGCACAAACACggtaaaattatgaaacattCAACGACGACCAGCGATAAGCAGATCAGGAGCGCCGTGTCGCGATCCTCTGCCGATCCGAACCTGATTGGCGATTATTCAGTACCGTACATCCTGCCGTGGATGAACGGAAAGCACGAGGACTTGCGGTACATTTCCGGCGAAACGGTGGCCCTGTTGCTAAAGGGCGAGTTTCGACAGCAGGTAGCCAGCTACGAAATCATCGACTGCCGGTACCCGTACGAGTTCGAAGGTGGCCACATACGTGGTGCAAGAAATCTCTACACCCGACTGCAGCTACGCGAGGGGCTCGTCCTGATCAAACGCCATGCGGAGCAGCGACCGACGACAATCACAACGGCCACGCGGCGCAACATCCTCGTCTTCCACTGCGAGTACTCCATGGTCCGTGGTCCGTCACTGTTGCACTTTCTGCGCAACTACGATCGCAACCTGAACAAGGACCGATATCCTGCGCTCCACTACCCCGAGGTCTATCTGCTGCAGGGAGGTTACCAGCAGTTCTTCAAATCGTATCCCACGCTCTGCGATCCGATGGCCTACAGGCCCATGCGGGAAAAAGCTTACAACGACGAATTTCTTTACTACAAGGAAAAGTTCCGTAGGGAGAACATAACAACACAGGTTACGCGCTAA